A window of the Desulfovibrio sp. TomC genome harbors these coding sequences:
- a CDS encoding phosphoribosylanthranilate isomerase: protein MNGRIVKVCGMTRPEDVLGCTEAGADFLGFIFAAKSPRRVTPAQAAALPRTAAKRVGVFVEQTLPEVLAIMAEAELDLAQLHGGQDPDFCRAVGADRVLRAFWPQKHPDLASLAAEMAPFAGAVRFALLDAGTSGGGHGKSLDFAALAELSPPMPWLLAGGLGPDNVAEAIRIAKPHGVDLNSGVESSPGLKDLAKVRRSLWAVRGK, encoded by the coding sequence ATGAACGGGCGCATCGTCAAGGTCTGCGGCATGACCCGCCCCGAAGACGTCCTCGGCTGCACCGAGGCCGGGGCCGATTTCCTGGGCTTCATCTTTGCCGCCAAAAGCCCGCGCCGCGTCACGCCTGCCCAGGCCGCCGCCCTGCCCCGGACTGCCGCCAAGCGCGTCGGCGTTTTCGTCGAACAAACCCTCCCCGAAGTCCTGGCCATCATGGCCGAAGCCGAACTCGATCTGGCCCAGCTCCACGGCGGCCAGGACCCGGACTTCTGCCGGGCTGTCGGAGCCGACCGGGTGCTGCGGGCCTTCTGGCCCCAGAAGCATCCCGATCTGGCCAGCCTTGCCGCCGAGATGGCCCCCTTTGCCGGCGCGGTCCGCTTTGCCCTGCTCGACGCCGGCACTTCCGGCGGCGGCCACGGCAAATCCCTGGATTTCGCCGCCCTGGCCGAACTTTCCCCGCCCATGCCCTGGCTCTTAGCCGGAGGCCTTGGGCCGGACAACGTGGCCGAGGCCATACGCATCGCCAAGCCCCACGGCGTGGACCTCAATTCCGGCGTCGAGTCGTCGCCGGGCCTCAAAGACCTCGCCAAAGTCCGGAGGTCCCTTTGGGCCGTGAGGGGTAAATAA
- a CDS encoding indole-3-glycerol-phosphate synthase encodes MLEKFRAAKAAEIRRLKDLEVAQRLPAPYGGKRPSFSDALIAKAPMAVIAEYKRASPSAGDINLGLTPAEVGAMYAASGAAAISVLTEETYFKGSLDYLETISQCGLPLLRKDFLLHPLQVIETAATKASALLLIVRMVTDEELGDLLRLTYDAGLEAVVEVFDAVDLERAEAAGAHIIQVNNRDLDTLKTDFAVARSLAPKKRPGRLWIAASGIKTRADVLAMADLGFDAVLVGTSIMSEADPGAALAALAGHTGRSAS; translated from the coding sequence ATGCTTGAGAAGTTTCGGGCCGCCAAGGCGGCCGAGATTCGCCGCCTCAAGGACCTTGAGGTCGCCCAGCGGTTGCCAGCGCCCTACGGGGGCAAACGACCGTCCTTTTCCGATGCGCTGATTGCCAAGGCTCCCATGGCCGTCATCGCCGAATACAAGCGCGCCTCGCCGTCGGCTGGCGACATCAACCTGGGCCTCACTCCGGCCGAAGTCGGGGCCATGTACGCCGCCTCGGGCGCCGCCGCCATCTCGGTGTTGACCGAGGAGACGTATTTCAAAGGTTCGCTCGACTATTTGGAAACCATCAGCCAGTGCGGCCTGCCGCTCCTGCGCAAAGACTTCCTGCTCCATCCGCTGCAGGTGATCGAGACCGCCGCCACCAAGGCTTCGGCCCTGCTGCTCATCGTGCGCATGGTTACCGACGAAGAGCTTGGCGACCTGCTGCGCCTGACCTACGACGCCGGCCTGGAAGCCGTGGTCGAGGTCTTTGACGCCGTGGACCTGGAGCGGGCCGAAGCGGCCGGGGCGCATATCATCCAGGTCAATAACCGCGACCTGGACACCCTTAAAACCGACTTCGCCGTGGCAAGGTCCCTGGCTCCGAAAAAACGCCCCGGCCGCCTCTGGATCGCCGCCAGCGGCATCAAGACCCGGGCCGACGTGCTCGCCATGGCCGACTTGGGCTTCGACGCCGTGCTGGTCGGCACCTCGATCATGTCCGAAGCCGATCCCGGCGCGGCCCTGGCCGCCCTGGCCGGCCATACCGGCAGGTCCGCGTCATGA